In the Panthera leo isolate Ple1 chromosome D3, P.leo_Ple1_pat1.1, whole genome shotgun sequence genome, CAAATGTGTTACTCTagtaatataaaaatcatatttcttaGAAAGTGTATGGAGTCTCATTCGTTGTTCAAACAAATCTGTTCATTTTACACAGGAGGAATTGAAACATTAAGAGTCCAGCTAGCTAGTGGCAGAGTTAGAAATAGAACTCAGATTTCTCACATATAATCTCATTATAAGAAACTACTTTTCAGAAATCTTGACTACTATTATGTTCAtaataaggaaaaatgaattttaaatcaaCTTGAGGTTGTAGAACCAAGAGAccaatcagaaaaaataaatacaaaggtaaGATTTGATAAGAGTTGTTTTGCCACTTGAAGGTTTTACTTGTGAAGGTTTTACAGTTTCAGCATTCAACAGCTAGACCATTGGAAACGTATTTTACAGGATGCCTCATACTTCAGGGAAGCTACCAAGTGTCATCGCTTTAATATCATATATACATCACTTTATTTCCCTCCCCTTTTAATTTACGTTAAGTATGAGTTATGGTATTTCCCCACATGCTAAAATCTATGCAATTTATTCCATTAAGTCAAATGATTAGATAATCATGCTAAACCCATGCTAAACAGTAAAACTGACTTCTGAGACAGTGAAAAGGAATGtttggattttccattttttaccaATCTGACAATCTATAACTTCTTAGATTCCCCAGCATGATgggtagaaaaaaatttttttacaattaCCATATGAGTTTATTTGCTAATTTTAGAGAATTTGggaaatatagagaataaaaaagaaaacagaacaatatcACCCATGATTCCTCCTAGAAAAAACTcactgctaatattttgtttcttgtcccctctcccatccaatctaattttattcttttggttacTTTATTTTGCCACatgaaatttttgttaattttcttgtttttcctcaaaaaaatcccataaagatattaattaaaattctggagaattaattaaaattcagcTTATACTGCTGaagctttttttattattatttttaatgtttatttttagagagagacagagcgtgagcagggaaggggcagagagacaggcagacatagaatctgaagcaggctctaggctctgagctgggtttgaactcacaaactgagagatcatgacctgagccaaagttggacgcttaaccaactgaatcgcccaggtgcctctgaagcTTTTTATAAGAGGACATTTACCCAAATTGTCTTTTTGCTTCCCAATaaaattttgtggttttctttatgtAAGTCATATGGCATTTGATATGCTTAGccattttaaattgctttattaCACGAATAGTGGTTGCtaatacatgtacacacacgcacacgcacacacaaaacaagtgctgttacatatatttttcatagttttataaTGAGCCAACGTGATGAGTTCTTATTACTTTTGAGATGTTGTATGGTTGATTATTTGAGATTCTGTTTGTAGACAATCATATCATGTacaaataatgttaattttatcttcACATTTCTCTTAGTCATACATATCGATGAGAACTTCTAGAAAAACATTACCTGATATTGGTGGTAGGAGACATTTTTTCACTTCTCCTGACTTCAGAGGAATGTGCCTGATGctttaccattaaatatgatgtttgtTACTCattattttgaggaaaacatTCCTTGTTGCATTTGGAAATTACtattttatgtttagatttttgAGATTTGCATTGTTTGTCTGCTTTCCTCAGGATTGTcgaaatttattaaaatgatccTTGGGCATCTATTGAAtcgatcattttatttttcttcattgatcATTTGAtgtgaaaaatgtatttgtacaATTCATATCATCAAACCATTTATTAGAGTTTCAGATTCTCCTAGAACTTGGTTGGTTCTTCATTTAATACATATTGGACTCACATCATTTATATGTGCTTCATTTGTTTATGTTCCTggataaaataaactttcttcatctttaacaATAagagttatttgtttgtttgcttgttaatttaaaaattctttctctgcagtTGCCCAGAAATCCATACTGTTTGAATGAAGGAAGACAGTGTGGTTGTACATTGCCCAATGTGACCCTCCAGCCACAGTGGGTAAGATTTAGGGCCTAGGGGAAGGGGGATCTTCAGTAGTCCTGAGGAACACTGGTGAAATGGGGCAGGCAGGCCCTACTCTGCAGACTCTTCTGGGATCTCCTGTCGCCTCACTGTCCCCATGTCCTTTGGCTACTCTGCACTTCTCCGTGCTGCCACTCCACAAGCTCCTGGCGACACCTGGGACTCATGGCCCCCAATAGTTTATTAGGGCTCCCTTCTATTCCTTTAAGACCCTGCACCATACCAGAGTTAATAAGTTTTGTATTTTGATGTCTTTCCAAGCTCAATGAGAGTCCTCTTATGTATGTTTAagagataaaaatgtaattaaaaattttttttgtaattataaaatttcaaCACGTGATATGAAAATAGGAGATCACAAACAATGAGCAAAAGAATACCTGCCATTGTCCATCAGTCAAAGGTAACTTTGAGTGATGTAAAATAACTTGAGTAGCTGATAATTACTTAACAGTGATTTGAGATAATGCCTTATTGCTTTAGTACAAAGGAGTAACTTAGAAGGGACATTTTGTCCTCATGGACTTGAAAACaagggctttgtgtgtgtgtgtgtgtgtgtgtgtgtgtgtgtgtgtgtgagagagagagagagagagagagagagaaggaatgagagaaagagacagccaAGAGACAGCTGATAAACTACTTTAAATTATAGCATGTGGAGTAATTGAAATCAATTACCTAAGTCACTTCTATGTaatttgctgaaatatttttcatacttCATTGCAGGTTACAGCAAAACCGtggtcactctggaaaacatttctGGTGTGTCTCTTGGCCTGTCTAATTGCCACAACCCTTGTTATTCTGGTCTTATATTTTGTCCACTTTGGCAAGCACACCAACAGTACCACTATCATCATTCATGCAGATGGAAAGTCGAATCGTGTCACCTGCATCCCTGATTCTACCCCATCTCCTACCTCATCAACCCTGCCTGGATCTTCTACCCCTGCGGCCACCCAAAGCTCCTCTGCCAAGGTGTCTCCATCCTCCATGGAGACAACTGAAATAACAACACTGGACCATGAAGTTATCATTGAAGAGAACTTTTGAGCCCTTAGCTCTCCTCAAGCCAGACCAACACCTTTACCCCAAAGGAGGCATGTCCAGgtgttctctcttcctgccaATGGGTTGCAAAGCATTTGGCTTCATGAGAGcttgctcctccccctcccctcattTGCTATCTTCCCATATGGTAATGACTCAGTCTTGGGCC is a window encoding:
- the LOC122203151 gene encoding dynactin-associated protein-like: MDGERRHHVVDIEQTSTELLPRNPYCLNEGRQCGCTLPNVTLQPQWVTAKPWSLWKTFLVCLLACLIATTLVILVLYFVHFGKHTNSTTIIIHADGKSNRVTCIPDSTPSPTSSTLPGSSTPAATQSSSAKVSPSSMETTEITTLDHEVIIEENF